One stretch of Miscanthus floridulus cultivar M001 chromosome 18, ASM1932011v1, whole genome shotgun sequence DNA includes these proteins:
- the LOC136520733 gene encoding choline monooxygenase, chloroplastic-like — MATGRSLAAVYSARAFRTVPLRAGAWRPRAVDVAAAGEPASEHVRRLVAEFDPAVPLDSAVTPPSGWYTDPGFLQLELDRVFLRGWQAVGHIWQVKNPNDFFTGRLGNVEFVICRDANGKLHAFHNVCRHHASLLACGSGQKTCFQCPYHGWTYGLDGTLLKATRISGIKSFNKNDFGLIPIKVATWGPFVLVRFDDESTEDNVYDAVGNEWLGSASDLLGTNGIDTSLPHICRREYIINCNWKVFCDNYLDGGYHVPYAHGALASGLQLQSYETLTYERVSVQRCESAPAEPDDFDRLGTKALYAFVYPNFMINRYGPWMDTNLAVPLDSTRCKVVFDYFLDKSLLDDQSFIEKSLKDSEQVQIEDIALCEGVQRGLESPAYSVGRYAPSVEMAMHHFHCLIHGNLSG, encoded by the exons ATGGCGACTGGCCGATCGCTCGCCGCGGTGTACTCCGCCAGAGCCTTCCGCACCGTGCCTCTCCGAGCAGGCGCATGGCGGCCCCGCGCCGTCGACGTCGCCGCCGCGGGCGAGCCCGCGTCCGAGCACGTGCGGAGGCTCGTGGCGGAGTTCGACCCGGCGGTCCCGCTGGACTCCGCGGTCACGCCGCCGAGCGGGTGGTACACCGACCCGGGCTTCCTCCAGCTCGAGCTCGACCGCGTCTTCCTCCGCGGGTGGCAGGCTGTCG GTCACATATGGCAAGTGAAGAACCCAAATGATTTCTTCACAGGAAG ACTGGGAAATGTGGAATTTGTCATATGCCGGGATGCAAATGGGAAACTTCATGCTTTCCACAATGTGTGCCGACATCACGCGTCACTCCTTGCGTGTGGAAGTGGTCAGAAGACTTGCTTCCAGTGCCCTTATCAT GGATGGACATATGGATTGGATGGCACCCTCCTGAAGGCTACAAGAATATCAGGAATTAAAAGCTTCAATAAGAAT GATTTTGGTCTCATACCAATCAAGGTGGCTACCTGGGGACCTTTTGTGTTGGTCAGATTTGATGACGAGTCCACTGAAGATAATGTTTATGATGCGGTTGGAAATGAATGGTTGGGTAGTGCTTCAGATCTGTTGGGTACAAATGGAATTGACACTTCACTGCCGCATATTTGCAGGCGAGAATATATTATCAACTGTAACTGGAAG GTCTTTTGTGACAATTACCTAGATGGTGGATATCATGTTCCATATGCACATGGGGCTCTTGCATCCGGCCTGCAGCTTCAATCCTATGAAACACTT ACATATGAAAGAGTTAGTGTTCAAAGATGTGAAAGTGCACCAGCAGAACCAGATGACTTTGATCGCTTAGGGACAAAAGCTCTCTATGCCTTTGTTTATCCAAACTTTATGATCAACAG GTATGGTCCTTGGATGGACACTAATCTAGCTGTCCCATTAGATTCAACCAGGTGCAAGGTGGTATTTGATTATTTTCTTGACAAGTCTTTACTG GATGACCAGAGTTTTATCGAGAAAAGCCTAAAAGACAGTGAGCAAGTACAG ATAGAAGACATTGCACTCTGTGAGGGGGTTCAGCGCGGCCTGGAATCGCCGGCTTACAGTGTTGGAAGATACGCTCCGTCTGTGGAGATGGCCATGCACCACTTCCACTGCCTCATACATGGTAACCTTAGTGGGTAG
- the LOC136520731 gene encoding disease resistance protein RPM1-like: MADALFVVLRKVALSLGEGALEKIAKEVVEAAPLMTDFEHSMKQIEGELSVLQAFINQVSAQRVSDKAFDAWLDQVRDVAHEVEDIIDEYAYLTAQAVDTSSFFKRKFHQIKNIAAWQKFPSQISQVEARIQRLSEMRNRYGFSVSELDRNNNLQLSCQFCLSDSAYLIDNSEIVGNADEIGKLTQCLLEEKQDWSLIAILGMGGLGKTAIASTVYKNQKIITSFDCQAWVIVSQTYQVEELLTEIINQLIIGERASMPSGFMTMSRTRLVEVIQSYLRDKKYFIVLDDVWDKDAWLFLNYAFVRNRCGSKVLITTRRKDVSSLAVDNCVIELKTLKHADSWELFCKKAFRASKDNICPETIRSWANKIVAKCQGLPLAIVTIGSIMSYRGLEEQEWAFFYNQLSWQLANNPELSWVFNVLNLSLNDLPSYLRSCFLYCSLFPEDYKITRKLISKLWIAEGLVEDRGDGTTMEEVAECYLMELTQRSLLQVTERKACGRARTFLMHDLVREVTAIIAKKEKFGIAHGGAGTTQVAHGARRLCVQRGAQTLNSFSSSRLRSFILFDTEVPCSWVHDILSRFRLLRVLCLRFVNIEQVPDVVTELYNLRYIDFSYTKVKMIPASFRKLVNLQVLDLRCTYVEDLPMEITMLTNLRHLHVFLVHDLQLRSLNCLGATKIPGNICHLKNLQALQVVSANKDLVSQLGNLQLLRSLAIAEMRQSYIAELWNSLTKMPNLNRLLISMCNVKETLDLKTLKPLPNLTLFVLSGKLEGGLLPSIFSVKLKILKLDWSSLKKDPVSSFSQMLNLVDLLLTGAYAGEQLTFCTTWFPNLKSLQLADMEHLSWIEIEDGTMMNLHVLLLAGLRNLKAVPEGIKYIRTLHEMFLTDMSNEFIIRLHGSDNHIVQHIPNINKFDSSDSQAVNNAIYLPWLAKKFGPGAIKYASINCGSSGS, translated from the exons ATGGCAGATGCCCTCTTCGTTGTTCTCAGAAAAGTTGCTCTCTCCCTGGGGGAAGGAGCACTAGAAAAGATTGCCAAAGAGGTGGTAGAAGCAGCACCCCTCATGACAGATTTTGAGCATAGCATGAAACAAATTGAGGGCGAACTTTCGGTTCTGCAGGCCTTTATTAACCAAGTTAGTGCACAGAGAGTCAGTGACAAGGCATTTGATGCATGGTTGGACCAAGTTAGAGATGTTGCCCATGAGGTAGAAGACATCATTGATGAGTATGCGTATCTTACTGCACAAGCCGTTGATACAAGCAGCTTCTTCAAGAGAAAGTTCCACCAGATCAAGAACATTGCAGCATGGCAGAAGTTCCCTAGCCAGATCAGTCAAGTAGAAGCAAGGATTCAGAGGCTATCAGAAATGAGGAATCGATATGGTTTCTCAGTCAGTGAACTAGACAGAAATAATAATTTGCAGCTCTCCTGTCAGTTTTGTCTGTCAGATTCTGCTTACCTGATAGATAATTCTGAGATAGTGGGAAATGCTGATGAAATTGGAAAACTGACACAATGCCTACTTGAGGAGAAACAAGACTGGTCTCTAATTGCCATCCTTGGTATGGGAGGTTTAGGAAAAACTGCTATCGCAAGCACCGTCTACAAGAATCAAAAGATCATAACATCTTTTGATTGTCAAGCATGGGTTATTGTATCTCAGACTTATCAAGTCGAGGAACTACTAACAGAAATTATAAATCAGCTAATAATAGGTGAGAGAGCAAGCATGCCAAGTGGTTTCATGACCATGAGTCGCACGAGATTAGTTGAGGTAATACAAAGCTATTTGCGGGACAAAAAATACTTCATTGTCCTGGATGATGTATGGGACAAAGATGCTTGGTTATTTTTGAACTATGCATTTGTCAGAAACAGATGTGGAAGTAAAGTGCTGATAACAACCCGGAGAAAAGATGTGTCGTCTTTGGCAGTTGACAACTGTGTCATTGAACTTAAAACCCTTAAACATGCTGACTCTTGGGAACTGTTTTGTAAAAAGGCATTTCGTGCTTCAAAAGATAACATATGTCCTGAAACTATAAGGTCTTGGGCAAACAAAATTGTTGCAAAGTGTCAAGGATTGCCACTTGCCATTGTAACCATTGGAAGTATTATGTCGTACCGTGGCTTAGAGGAACAGGAGTGGGCTTTTTTCTACAACCAACTTAGCTGGCAACTAGCTAACAATCCAGAGCTCAGTTGGGTTTTTAATGTATTAAATCTGAGCTTGAATGATCTACCAAGTTATCTTAGGAGCTGCTTCCTATACTGCAGCCTCTTTCCCGAAGATTACAAGATTACAAGAAAACTTATTTCCAAGCTATGGATAGcggaaggtcttgtggaagatagAGGAGACGGAACAACAATGGAGGAAGTTGCTGAGTGTTACCTTATGGAGCTCACTCAACGCTCTCTTCTTCAGGTCACAGAAAGGAAAGCATGTGGAAGAGCTAGAACATTTCTGATGCATGATCTTGTGCGAGAGGTAACGGCAATCATTGCTAAAAAGGAGAAGTTCGGTATTGCACATGGTGGTGCTGGTACAACCCAAGTTGCCCATGGAGCTCGCCGCTTATGCGTCCAAAGGGGTGCACAGACCTTGAATTCTTTCAGTAGCTCACGGCTCCGTTCATTCATTTTGTTTGACACTGAAGTACCATGTTCTTGGGTTCATGATATTTTATCACGTTTCAGACTACTGAGGGTCCTATGCCTAAGATTTGTCAATATTGAACAAGTGCCAGACGTGGTCACAGAACTGTATAACTTGCGTTATATAGATTTCTCATACACAAAAGTGAAGATGATACCAGCATCATTTAGAAAACTTGTTAACCTACAAGTTTTGGATCTCAGATGCACCTATGTAGAGGACTTGCCAATGGAAATAACTATGCTAACTAATTTACGGCATTTACATGTGTTTTTAGTCCATGATCTTCAATTGAGATCATTGAATTGCCTCGGTGCTACAAAAATTCCTGGTAATATTTGTCATCTAAAGAATCTACAAGCTTTGCAAGTTGTTTCAGCCAATAAAGATTTGGTTTCACAGCTGGGGAACTTACAATTACTGAGAAGTTTGGCTATTGCGGAAATGCGACAAAGCTACATTGCAGAGTTATGGAACTCACTGACAAAGATGCCTAACCTGAACAGACTACTTATTTCCATGTGCAATGTGAAGGAGACTCTTGACTTGAAAACGCTAAAGCCGTTGCCAAATCTGACGTTATTCGTCCTGTCAGGAAAGTTGGAGGGAGGCTTGCTCCCATCAATATTTTCTGTGAAATTAAAGATATTAAAATTGGACTGGTCTAGTCTGAAGAAGGATCCTGTTAGCTCTTTTTCTCAAATGTTAAATCTTGTTGATCTATTGCTCACTGGAGCATATGCTGGGGAACAGCTAACTTTTTGCACTACATGGTTCCCCAATCTCAAATCTCTGCAATTAGCTGACATGGAACATCTTAGTTGGATTGAGATAGAGGATGGAACAATGATGAATCTACATGTTTTGTTACTTGCTGGTTTAAGGAATCTAAAGGCTGTACCTGAGGGCATCAAGTACATCAGGACACTCCATGAGATGTTTCTGACAGATATGTCAAATGAGTTCATAATAAGACTGCATGGAAGTGACAATCACATTGTTCAACACATACCCAACATCAATAAGTTTGACTCTTCTGATTCTCAAGCAG TAAATAACGCCATTTATCTGCCGTGGCTCGCCAAGAAATTTGGTCCAGGTGCAATTAAGTATGCCTCTATAAACTGTGGCTCATCTGGCTCTTGA